In Balaenoptera ricei isolate mBalRic1 chromosome 7, mBalRic1.hap2, whole genome shotgun sequence, a single window of DNA contains:
- the PPIL3 gene encoding peptidyl-prolyl cis-trans isomerase-like 3, with product MSVTLHTDVGDIKIEVFCERTPRTCENFLALCASNYYNGCIFHRNIKGFMVQTGDPTGTGRGGSSIWGKKFEDEYSEYLKHSVRGVVSMANNGPNTNGSQFFITYGKQPHLDMKYTVFGKVIDGLETLDELEKLPVNEKTYRPLNDVHIKDITIHANPFAQ from the exons tCGGTGACACTGCATACAGATGTAGGTGATATTAAAATAGAAGTCTTCTGTGAGAGGACACCCAGAACTTGTGAA AATTTCTTGGCTCTTTGTGCCAGTAATTACTACAATGGCTGTATATTTCATAGAAATATCAAGGGTTTCATGGTTCAAACAGGAGATCCGACAG GTACTGGAAGAGGAGGTAGCAGTATCTGGGGCAAGAAATTTGAAGATGAATACAGTGAATATCTTAAG CACAGCGTTAGAGGTGTTGTATCTATGGCTAATAATGGCCCAAACACCAATGGATCACAGTTCTTCATCAcctatgggaagcagccacatctGGACATGAAATACACAGTATTTGGAAA GGTAATAGATGGTCTGGAGACTCTAGATGAACTGGAGAAGTTACCAGTAAATGAGAAGACATATCGACCTCTTAATGATGTACACATTAAGGACATAACTATTCATGCCAACCCATTTGCTCAGTAG